A region of the Bryobacteraceae bacterium genome:
GTGAGGTTCTCGCGCACCACCATGCGGATCGTATAGGAGCCGGGCGGCAGCGTGAAACCGGTGTCGTAGATGAGGCTGCGCGAGCCGAGCTGTCCCGCCTTCTGCTCGCGGAGCTGGATCTTGATCGAGTCGCGCACGGTGGCGGCCACCGTGCCGCGCGCGTCCTTGACCTGGCCGATGAAATCGAACGTCGTGGTTTCGGTTGAGCCCTGCTTCTTGAGCGGGATTTCCGAGCCAGGGATCTTCACGGCGACGGGCACGAAGTACTGGCTGCGTGCGATGCGGAACCAGTCCACTTCCAGCGCAAGCCGCAACTGGGTGACGGGGTCGCCGGCCAGCAGGGCCTCTTCGAGCTGGCGTTCCTTGTCGAAGCTGGAGAAGGCGGCGAAGTCCTTCTCAGCGAAGTAGCCGCGGCGATAGTCGAGCCTCGCCCGCAGCCGCGCCTGCACGGCCGGCGCCAGCTTCACCTCCACGCGGCGGAACTGGCCGTCGCGGCGCGCGTCGCTGGAATAGTAGCCGAGGATGTAATAGCTCTGGATGTCGCGCTGCGCCCGCTCGATGCCGAGCACGAGATCGTTGGAGTCAAACAGGGCGCGCCCGCCCGTGTCGGCAGCGAGCATTTCAAGCGTGTCCTGTGTGTCAAAGCTGCGTTGACGCTGCTGGGCCTGTGTCCGTCCGCTGAAAAGACCGGTTCCCGATACGGTGGCTACGGTGGCGGCGCCGCCGGGCGGCTCCGCCTGAAGGCCCCGCACGTCGACGGGATAAAAGCTCACGTTGGCGCGCACGGCGGCGTTGACGGCGGCATGGAGCTGCGCCTCGTTGTCCATGCCGGTGCGGCTGACGCCCGCGGTGAAATACACGACTGCCTTCTTTTCCGGCAGCGCCGCGAGCGAGCGCGCCAGGTCCTCCAGCGCGGCCAGCTTGCGGTCCGTGTTGAAGACGTTGAATTCGGTGTCATCGGCGGTGAAGGCCGAATCTTCGGCCGTTTCGGCTTCCGTGGCGCCTTCGGCGGCGAGCTCGCTCGCCTCCCCGGTCTGGAACCTGCGCACTGCCTGGATCAGCAGGTCCCTGTCATTGGTGAACTCCACCACGGTCTTCAGGCGCGTTCCAAAGGCGGCGATGCGGACCAGGTCCGCCCGAGTCATCTTGTTGCGGATCCATTCCTCGGCGGCCTCTTTGGCCCGCACCTGCTGCGCTTCGTCCAGCGAGGACCAGTCGAAGAAGAGCACGATCAGGCGGCGGTCGCGGTAACGCACCGGAAGGACCGCGCCGGACTGTTGCGCCTGCTCTGCCGCTGGCGGCGCGGGCGCCGTTTCAGCCACGGCCGTGGCCTGACCCGCGGCCGGTTGCTCGATCTGCTGGAACTCGAAGACGCGGATCGCCTGGGGCTTGCCGTTCTCGGTGACGATGAAGTCGTCGCGCGTGAGCCCTTTGACCGGACGGCCCTGCGCGTCGCGCACGAAAACGGTGACGATGACGAGGTTGGCTGATGTCGTGAAGGTCGGCGTTTCGTCCTGTTTCTGCGCGAGCAGCGCCGCGCACACGGCCAGGCCGAGAAGAGTGCGTCGCATGGCTAGAACCGGAACCTCGCAACAATCTGCACGCTGCGCATCGGGCCGGCCGCCGTGGCCTGCCCGTAGTTGGCGGCGTTGACCACCGTGCCGTAGCTGGTCAGGTTCGGATGGTTGAGCACGTTCTGCGCCTCCAGCCGCAGCTCCAGCCGCCGCCGCGCGCTTTCGCCGATCTGGAACGAGCGGCCGAAGCCCGCGTTCAGCACCACGCTGCCCGGACCGGGAATCGTGTTGCGGCCGGCGTTGCCGTAGCGATCCGCCGGCGGAATGGTGAATGCGGCGGTGTTGAAGTAACCGGCGCCGCTTTTCACGGGCAGTCCGGTGGCATCGGCCCGGGCGTTGCCGGTGGCTCCGGTGCCGCCGGGGTCGGCCACCGAACCGAGCACGCGGGCCGTGAGCGGACGCCCGGTGCTGGCGGTCAGCGAGAGGTTCAGGTTCCAGTCGCGGATCGCTGTCGTCCAGCGGTTGCGCTGCCGCAGCCAGATGCCCGTGGGCCCAAAGGGCGACGTGAACATGCCATTGAACTGGAACTGGTGGCGGATGTCGAAATTCGACAGCCCGCGCTCGGCCCGCAGGTTGTTCTCGTCCTGCACCACCAGGCTGCCCGTCCCGCCGATGGAGCTGGCGTTGTCGATCGATTTGGAGAACGTATACAGCGCAGACCAACTGATGCCCCGCCGCATCCGTTTCACCACCCGGAGCTGTCCGGCATGGAAGATGGAGCTGCCCTCGGGGCTGTCATAGGTGAAGCCGGTGGCGTAAGGAATCGGCCGGCGCAGCTCGCTTGTGGCGGGCGAGCCCGGCGGCGCGCGGTTCGGGATGCGCTGGATGACCAGCGCCGTGCCCTTCGTCCCCAGATATCCGACCTCGAAAACATAGCCTCGCACCTCCTGCTGGATGTTCACGTTCCAAGTCTGTGCGTAAGGCGTGCGGTAGTCCGGGTTCACCGCGTAGGAATTCAGGATTGTCTGCGTTTGCGGTCCGCGGAAGGGCTCGGCCAGCGTCAGCCGGGCCGCCGGCGAGGTGTTGAACGTCGCCGTGGTCGCGAACGGCGGCTGGTAGACGAGCCGCTGCACGATCGTGTTGAAGATGCTGGCGTCGTAAAAGATGCTGTAGCCAAGCCGCAGAATCGTCCGCCGCTTCTGGCTCGGCCGCCAGGCGAGCCCGAAGCGCGGCGCCACGTTGTTCCTGTCCGCGCGGATGAGCCCGTCCGGCACCGGCCCGTACCACGGCCCGGTGCTGCCCGGCGTCACCACGGCCGCGCCGGTGAAGCCGGGCGCGAGATCGAGGTTAGCCATGCGCCCGTATTTCTCCGTGTAAGGAAGCCAGATGTCGTAACGCAGGCCGGCGTTGACCGTCAGGTTCGGCCGCACCCGCCATTCGTCCTGAACGAACAGCGCGTAGACGCTCTGCCGCGGGTAGGTGTCCGGCTGGCCGTAGCGCACGCTGCTCTGCTGCACGTAGCCGAGCAGGAAATCGGCGAAGTCGTTGCCCGTGCCCTGCACGGGGCGGCCGGCCGCGTCGAGCGCGCTGGTCAGCAGGCCGCCGAAAAAGAGCGTGCCGCGGCCGTTGGGGTCCTGCAAGGCATTCTGATGGATGCGGATGAATTCGAAGCCCGCGCGAAGCGTGTGGGTGCGGCGCACGATGGTCCAGGCGTCGCTGAAGTCCCAGGTGTGCACCGTGCGCCGGGAGCGGTTGCCGTCGATCAGGTCTCCGTAATTGGTGAAATTGAGGTTCGGCGGGCCGAAATTGGCCGGGTCGCGCGAGGCGCCGAGGATGCCCAGACGGCCGGCCACATCGTCGCCATAAGCGAAATAGGGGATCAGCGTGTTGAAGTTCCGGTTGTAGCGGGCGCTCACCGTGTGCGTCAGGCGCGGCGTCAGCGTCTGGCTCCAGTTGACGCTTGTATTCCAGCCGCGGCCGCGGCTGGGGTCGCGCCAGCCGAAAAGCTGGATGTTCTCCGTAGAGCGGCGCTGCCAGGCAAGCGTGAAGGCGAGCCGGTTGCGCTGGTTGAGCGTGCGGTTCAGCCGGAGGTTCAGGTTATCGGTCGACTGAGGCTGCGCGGCGGAGATCGTGTAGTTCTGGACCGCGCCGGGGCGGTTGGGCAGCGGGATGAAATCCAGCAGCCCGCGCGCAATGGAGCTGATGCGGGCATCCGGGATGCGGTTGACCGGGAACGGCGCGCCGGACAGCGGGTCATAAATCACCGTCGGCCGCAGCGGCGCCGGCGAGGAAAAATCGCCTGCGCGCACGTTCTGGTCCGGCAGCACGGCGAAGCCGTTGTAGACGCTGTTGCCGCGCGTGGCGTTGTAGTTGACGAAGAAAAACGTGTTATCGGCGCCGAACAGGCGGCCCAGCTTGAGTGGCCCGCCCAGCGAACCTCCGAAATGCGTTTGCGTGTATTGCGGTTTCTCCACCGGACGGCCGTTGACGCCGTAAGGCGCTGCGTCCAGCGCATCATTCCGCAGGTTGAAAAACAGTCCGCCGCGGATCTGCTGCCGGGCGCTCTGGGCTCGGTTGCCAAAGCCTTCGCGCGCCAGCGCTCCGCCGAAGCGTTCCGCAAATTCACGCCGGAGCTTTTCGCGCTCCTCCGGACTCATGTTGCGGAACTCTTCCGGCGACACCCGCCCCATGCCCGGCCCCATGCCCCCGCCGCGCATGCCTGGCCCGCCGCCCATCGGCCCCATGCCCCCGCCACGCATGCCCGGCCCGCCTCCGGGGCCGCCCATTGGACCGCCACCCTGCGGTCCCCCGCCGGGCATCATGCCCGGGCCTCCTGCGGCCGGCGCTGCGCCCGTCTGTGGTGTTCCCGGCCCGAACGGACCACCCGGGGCCCCACCAGGACCGAACATCCCTGCCATCATTGGCGCGGCGAAACCGAATTCAAAGAACCCCGGCCGACCTGCCTCCTGAAGGCCGCGGCTCAGGGAGCCCTGCACCAGGAACGACTCGCCGGCCTCCGAGGTGTCCACGCCGGAGACAGCAACCGGCTGGAGCGCCTGGCTGATCTGCGCCTCCAGCGTCTCCACCGCGCCCTGGCCTGCCGCCGCGCCCCTCGCTCCGTTGCGCATCGCGGGCATCGAGAGCACCAGCTCCAGCCGGCTCCGCTCGCTGCCCTGCACGTTCTGCTTCAGCAGCGGTTCGAAGCCGAACATCCGCACCTCCACGTCCGCCGGGCCGCTGTCGGCCTCGCGGATGAGGAACGTGCCAGACTCGTCCGTTACGGTCGTCCATTGCTTCTGGTCCTGACGCACGGCGACCACCGCGCCGGGCACCGGCTTGCCGCGGTAGACCACGCGGCCGGCAACCGGAGGGATGGCTCCCTCGTCAGCGGCCGGCGCCAGGGATGCCAGAGCAGCCAGAAGAAGGCAGAGTCTCATGGGGGTTCCCTATGTGGAGACGCCTGGCTGGATGGGCCAGATTACCGCTTCACTGTAAACGAATGTCAAGGAGTTTCCAATGAAGCTCACGTCACCGGTGCCGGATTGAACAGCACGAGGTCGTTTTCGAGGCCGTGTTGCTCCGACCACGTCCTGCGGCCGGAGGCCGTTTCCAGAATGAGCCGGAACAGCGCCCAGCCGGCCTGTTCGATGTTCATTCCGCCTGCGGCGATGCCGCCGGCGTCGAAGTCGATCAGGTCCGGCCAGCGCCTTGCCAGCGCCGTGCGCGAACTCACCTTGATCACCGGGCACATGGGCAGCCCATACGGCGAGCCCAGGCCGGTGGTGAACACATGGACGTTCATCCCCGCAGCCAGTTCGAGCGTTCCGCAGATAAAGTCGCTCGCCGGGCCGGCCAGAAACAGCAGGCCTTTCTTTGTCGCCCGTTCGCCCGGCGCAATGACGCCCTCCAGCGGCGCCGTGCCGGACTTCGCCACCGAACCCAGCGCCTTCTCCACCACGTTGACGAGCCCGCCGCGCCGGTTGCCGGGCGTGGGGTTGGCGCTGCGGTCGGCGCCGCCCCGGGCGAGGTAGGCGTCATACCAGGCGAATTCGCGCTTCAGATCGTCCACGACGTCCGGCGAAGCGGCCCGCGCCGCCAGCAGGTGTGCCGCGTCGCGCACCTCTGTGATCTCGCTGAAGATCACCGTAGCGCCGGCGCGCACCAGCAGGTCTGAGGCGAAACCTACGGCCGGATTCGCGGTGATGCCGCTGAAAGCGTCGCTGCCGCCGCACTGCACGCCGACCACAAGATCGGAAGCCGGGCACAGGACACGCCGCCGCGCGTTGAGCCGCTCCAGGCGCTTTTCGGCCATCTCGAGAATGTGCGCGATCATCTGCTCGAACGACTGATGCTCCGGGTCCTGAAGGCGCATCACCGGGAGCTCCGCGGCCGCCAGAGCAAGCCGCTCCGGCTGAAGCTTCTCGCAGCCGAGGCTGACGACGAGCAGCTCGCCGCCGAGGTTCGGGTTCAGGGCCAGATGGCGAACCGTGCGGATCGGGATCGCCGCGTCCGGCGCGTCAATGGCCACGCCGCAACCGTACGCATGAGTCAGCGCGGCCACGCCATCGACGTTGGGAAACCGCGGCAGCAGCTCTGTGCGGATGCGCTCTA
Encoded here:
- a CDS encoding galactarate dehydratase; its protein translation is MSAAQWIRVHPADNVAVAAAEEGLPAGTPLPGGAVAHEFTPAGHKVAIEAIPRGAAVRRYGAVIGQARRDIPAGARVQEELLELPEPPPLDALRGPESPPRALAPLEGFTWEGYRNADGTAATRNVLGVTTTVQCVAGIVRHAVERIRTELLPRFPNVDGVAALTHAYGCGVAIDAPDAAIPIRTVRHLALNPNLGGELLVVSLGCEKLQPERLALAAAELPVMRLQDPEHQSFEQMIAHILEMAEKRLERLNARRRVLCPASDLVVGVQCGGSDAFSGITANPAVGFASDLLVRAGATVIFSEITEVRDAAHLLAARAASPDVVDDLKREFAWYDAYLARGGADRSANPTPGNRRGGLVNVVEKALGSVAKSGTAPLEGVIAPGERATKKGLLFLAGPASDFICGTLELAAGMNVHVFTTGLGSPYGLPMCPVIKVSSRTALARRWPDLIDFDAGGIAAGGMNIEQAGWALFRLILETASGRRTWSEQHGLENDLVLFNPAPVT